GGCAAGAAGGATGCGTTAGCGAGGAACCTTGCCCACGGTGAAAAAAGGAAGCTGGAAATAGCGATGCTGCTGGCTTTGAACACCGAAGTGCTGCTGCTTGATGAACCGACGGCAGGCATGTCACTGGAAGAGGTTCCGGCAATCCTGGAGGTAATCAGGAAAATCAAGGAGCGTGGCGACCGGACGATCATTTTGATTGAACACAAAATGGATATGATCATGGATCTTTCGGATTCGATCATGGTTTTATTCAATGGTGCTCTGCTCGCCGATGGGACACCGGAGGAAATCATGAAAAATGAAACGGTCCAATCTGCATATTTGGGAGGTTTGCATAGTGAGCACGCTGCTGAAGCTTGACCAGGTGGAGACATTCATAGGTCAGTATCATATCCTTCAAGGCATCTCTTTTGAAGTGCCAAAGGGGGAGGTTACCGTACTGCTTGGACGGAATGGTGCCGGAAAAACAACGACGCTGAGAACAATCATGGGACTGAACCCGGCTGCTAAAGGTACGGTTCATTTCAAAGGTGAAGAAATCAAGAGCCTGCCAACCTATACGATTGCCAATAAAGGCATCGGTTATGTTCCAGAAGATCAGGGGATTTTTGCCGGCTTGAGCGTAGAGGAAAATATAAAGGTAGCAATCAAAACAGAAAATGATGAAACGAGGCAGCGTTTGGATTGGATTCTTGAGCTTTTTCCTGATTTGAAAAAATTCTGGAAGAAACCGGGCGGGCTTTTGAGCGGCGGCCAGAAGCAGATGCTTTCTATCGCAAGGGCATATGTCAATGACAATGAACTGCTGTTGATCGATGAACCAAGCAAAGGCCTCGCTCCGATTGTTGTGGAAAAGGTGATGGAGTCGATTCAGCAAATGAAGGATAAGACAACAATCATCCTTGTGGAACAAAATTTCATGATGGCCAGCTCAATAGGCGATAGCTTTTACATTATCGATGATGGCAGGACGGTTTCGAATGGCTCGATGAACCTCCTTCGTGAGGACGAAGAAATGAGAAGGAAATATCTCGGTATTGCTTAGGAAAGGGGGAAGCAAGAGTGGATGTATTGATTAATTTAAGCCTTAACGGCCTTGCCACAGGAATGCTGATTTTCCTCCTGGCAGCCGGTCTTACCTTGATTTTCGGCCTGATGGATGTGCTTAATTTTGCCCATGGCGGTTTGTTTGCCTGGGGTGCCTACAGCGGCATTTGGATATATTCAACAACAGGCAGCTTTTTTGCCGGGATCATCGGCGCCATCCTGACGGGCATGATCCTTGGAATTGTCACCGAGCGGTGGATCATCAAGCCGGTTTACGGCAACCATGTCCAGCAAATATTGATCACGCTTGGTCTGATGCTTGTTTTATCAGAGATGTTAAAAGTGGTATGGGGACCTAATCAGATTTCAGCAGCAACCCCTGATTACCTATCTGGCAGCTGGGAGTTTGGCGGGATCATCATCATCAAATACCGAATTTTCATCATTGCGGTAGGATTTGCCGTATTCCTCGCTGTTCAATATTTGCTTAAAAAGACAAAAATCGGCCTTGTCGTCCGCGCCGGGGTAATGAACAAGGAAATGGTCCAATCACTTGGTGTCAACATCCAGAGAGTGTTCATGTTCGTGTTCATGATTGGAGCTGGAATGGCGGCACTTGGCGGAATGCTTTTAGGACCATATTCAGGCGTGATTTATGCGGATATGGGCATGGAGTTCGCGATTCTTGCATTCATCGTGGTGGTCATTGGCGGAATGGGCAGCTTTACAGGATCGGTAATGGCCGCCATCTTAGTTGGCCTGTCAGGTTCATTCATGGCCTATTATGTTCCAGACCTCGCTTTGGCTGCGAACATGCTGCTGATGGCCGTCGTGCTTATTTTCAGGCCGCAGGGCTTATTCGGAGTAAAGGGGTGAGAAGAGGATGACAAGAATGTTTTCAAATCGCATGAACATCTTATATTTGATTGTCGCCGGGTTCCTGGCAGTACTTCCGTTTGTCTACGATTCTAGAAGCATGCTCATCCTGCTCTCCCAGGTGTTCATTTTTGCTGTACTGGCGATGAGCTACGACATCCTGCTTGGATACACCGGCATCGTCTCGTTCGGCCATGCGATGTTCTTCGGGATCGGCGCGTATACAGTAGGAGTCTTCATGAAGAGGTTTGAACCCGAAACAAGCTACTTCCTTCTGGCAGTACTCTTCACGATTATACTGACTGCTATCGTAAGTTATTTTGTCGGACTTTTGACATTGCGTTTGAAAAGCCATTTTTACGCAATGCTGACCATGGCATTCGCCGGATTGTTCTTGGTACTCGCTGAAAAATGGCGGACCGTAACTTATGGAAATGACGGCTTCACCTTCAGGGTTCCGGACTTCCTTAAGGACAGGACTGATTTCTATCTGATTTGCCTTGGTTCGATGGTTCTGGTTTTTATTTTATTAAAAAGGTTCACCAATTCCCCGCTTGGAAGAGTTCTTCAGGCAATCAGGGAAAATGAGCAGCGTACAGAATCGCTTGGGTATAGTGTTTTACAATATAAAGTCATTGCCAGTGTCGTCTCGGGAGTGATCGCTGGGATTGCGGGGATTTTATATGCTGTTTCCTTAAGGTTCGTTAACACGAGTGTTTTTACAATGGATATCACGCTGGATGCCTTGCTGATGACGATCATCGGAGGAGTCGGGACGCTGGTCGGTGCCATCATCGGTGCGGGAATCATTGAGTTTTCCCATCACTGGCTGACTGAGTTGGCAAAGGTTCATTGGATTTTTGAAAGATGGATCATCTTTTTCGGCATCATTTACATCCTTGCAGTCATGTTCTTCCCTCAGGGGATTGTCGGTTCGCTGCAAAAGCTGAAATTGAGAAAGAAAAAGAAGATTGAGGTCACGGTTGATTCAGAGACAGTAAGCCAGGGAGAGTCATGATGGAAACAAAGCAAGTTACTTCATTCGTACTCCGCTTCCAGCTCACGGACATCGAAAGTGACAGCGGCAGAAAATACTGGAGGGTCAAGGTAACCCATGTGCAGGAAGAAAAAGAAGCAGTGTTTGATTCTTTAGAGTCTGCAATGGAATTTATCAAAGGAATTGTCGGAGAATCATAGTACGGGTTTTCTTTTAAGTATGAACTTTTGCACTTAGATTAGTGTCTAGCTCCAGCGCCTACCCCCTCGAGGTCGCTTCAGTCCTGCCAATGAAGTCTAAGAACGACTTCACTGTCAGGCCCTCCAGCGCTTGTCGGGGCTGACCAAGGCGCTTGCGCTTTTCTTATAGGAGGAACCAAGATGCAGATTGGCATTGTTAGTACGGGAATCTACCTTCCTGAAAATTTTGTCACAGGAGCAGAAATTGCTTTGTTGGCAGGAATTCCCGAACCTGTTGTGGAAGAAAAAATGGGAATCAGGAAAAAGCCGGTGCCAGGGCCGGAAGACCATACATGTGAAATGGGAATCAAGGCTGCGAGGATAGCATTGGAAAAAGCGGATCTGGATCCGCTGGATATCGACCTTGTCATCTATATTGGCGAGGAATACAAGGAGTACCCATTATGGACTGCCGGCATCAAATTGCAGGAGGAAATCGGTGCAAGAAATGCCTGGGCCTTCGACACGGCCTTAAGATGCGGAACGACTGTGATGGCTCTTAAGCTGGCGAAGGGAATGATGGCCTCTGATCCAGCAATCAATACCGTCCTCCTCGCCGGAGGCTACCGAAATGGTGATTTCATAGATTACCAGAATCCGAGAACAAGGTTCATGTACAATCTCGGAGCGGGCGGCGGTGCGATTATCTTGCAAAAGGGCCATCAGGAAAACATTCTTCTCGAAACAGAAATGATTACGGATGGTTCTTTTTCCGAGGATGTCGTCGTCGTTGCCGGGGGAACAAAAAATCCGATTTCAGCAGAAAGCCTGGCACAAGGCCTGTATCAGTTGGATGTCCTCGATCCGAAGGGAATGAAGGAGCGGCTCGAACAAAAGTCGATGGCCAATTTTTTAAAAGTCATCCGTCGGTCCGTGGAGAAAAGCGGTTTTTCCGAGAAGGACATCGCCTACATTGGAATGCTTCACATGAAACGGTCGGCTCATGAATTTGTATTGAGGGAGCTGGGGCTAGAGGGCGAAAACTCCATCTACCTGGAAGACTATGGGCACATCGGACAGATTGACCAGATCCTGTCTCTGGAATTGGCAGAAAAGGCAGGAAAATTAAAGGACGGAGACGTTGTCGTCCTAGTCAGTGCCGGCATCGGCTATGCATGGGGAGCAACGACTATTGTTTGGGGGAAGGGCGTGTTGTAATGGAAAAAACGGCAGTTGAATTGAAGAAGGTTGACTTGCCAAATGGGGAAACAATCGCGTATAGGGAACGGGACGGCGGAACTAAAAATGTACTACTGGTCCATGGCAATATGACATCATCTAAGCATTGGGATTTGTTGATTGATGGAATCGCCCCTGAATATAAAGTATATGCGATAGACCTGCGGGGATTTGGCGAGTCCAGCTATCATCAGCCAGTCATGTCGATCAAGGATTTTTCCGATGATGTAAAAATGTTTGTCGATGAAATTGGGCTGAAGGATTTTTCACTTGTTGGCTGGTCAACAGGAGGAGCGGTAGGAATGCAGTTTGCCGCTGATTACCCTGGCTATTGTGAAAAGCTTGTGCTGCTCGCTTCGGCATCCACAAGAGGATATCCGTTCTTCGGCACAAGTGCGGAAGGGCTGCCTGATGTGAATAATAGGCTGGTTACTTATGAGGAAGTTAAGGAAGATGCTGGTAAAACGTTAGCCGTCCAGAGTGCTTACGACCAGCAAAATAGAGGATTTCTAAAGGCGATGTGGAATATCTTGATTTATACCGATCGTCAACCGGAAGAGCGGCATTATGACGAGTATGTTGATGATATGCTCTCGCAGCGCAATCTGGCTGAAGTCTACCATTCTCTTAATACTTTTAACATCAGTGCTTTAAATAATGGCTTGAAGGATGGTACTAATCAGGTAAAGGACATCCAGATTCCTGTGCTTGTGCTCCGGGGTGACCGGGATCTCGTTGTCACTGAGAGAATGGCAGATGAGATTGTAGAGGACTTTGCTGGACGTGCAAAGTTTGTGGTATTGAAGGATTGCGGTCACTCTCCATTAGTGGATGACCTGGATCAGTTGTTGCAGCATATCGAAGGATTTTTAGCAGAGTAGGAAGGTGTTTTTATGAGATTGAAAGATAAAGTAGCGATTATTACAGGGGCAGCGAACGGAATCGGGCTCGCTGCAGCTAAAACTTTTGCCAGTGAAGGCGCAAAGGTTGCCATGGCGGACTTTGACGAGGAGACAGGATCCAAACGTGCGGCAGAACTTTCAGCAGAAGGCCATGACGTTGTATTTTTCCAGGTGAATGTCGCCGACAGATCCAGTGTGGATTCGCTGGTCCAAAATGTTCTTGGCCATTTTGGCAAAATTGACATTTTAATAAATAATGCAGGCATCACCAGGGATGGAATGCTGCATAAGCTTGCGGCCGAGGACTTTCAGAAAGTCGTTGATGTCAACCTGACGGGTGTATTCAATTGTGCCCAGGCGGTTGTTCCGGCAATGGTCCAGCAAGGTTCAGGCAGAATCATCAATACATCCTCCGTTTCCGGCATATACGGCAATGTAGGCCAGACAAACTACGCAGCCACCAAAGCAGGAGTCGTTGGGATGACGAAAACATGGGCGAAGGAACTCGGCCGCAAAGGAATCAATGTCAATGCAGTCGCTCCGGGATTCATCGAAACAGGGATGACCGCTGCGGTGCCGGACAAGGTGATTGAACAAATGAAAATGCTCGTTCCGCTGGGAAGGTTTGGTTTGCCAGAGGACATCGCACATGCCTACTTATTCCTCGCCTCAGACGAGTCAAAATATGTTAACGGCACCACCCTCCATGTCGATGGCGGGATCATGATGTAAGAATAAAAAGCGCAAGCGCCTCGTCCAGCCCCGACAAGCGCTGGAGCTGGATCACGATAAAAAGCGCACTTGCTGCGCTTCTTTATTTTGGGTTGGAAAGGTAACGGGGATTATAATTCCTTCAACAGGGATTAAATGTGTCTCAACGGGGATTAAAGCTACGGCAAAGGGGATTAATATGGCTTTAACGAGGAATAAATGCTGCAACCGTTAAATAATTTATCCCAACCGTTTAATAATTTGAGTCAACCGTTAAAATAAATCCAGTAACCGTGAAAATCCTCCCAACTGGTATTAATGCCGATCTAACTGGTATTAAAACTGTCCTAACTGGTAGTAATATGGGCGCAACTGGAATTAAAACCTTCTCAACTGGCATTAAATCTCCCATAACTGGTATTAAACCTAACTGATCCCATGCACTTGGCCAAGCTCACACTAAAAACCGGATAATAAAATGTTCATCTCCCTTTTTGAGTTCACCGATATTCACTTTATGGTTAATTTCCCTCCAAAAGTGGTAAATGGTATTAAAAAAGGATGAGGTGCTGTTCATGGAAGAAACAAAGCAGAAGTACTACTTTAATATAGAAAGCGGCGAGGTGCTCGACACGCCAGCTGAACCTGAGGGCCATTTATTCACGTTGTTTGCAACCGGTGAGGAAATCAAGGATTTGCGGGAGTATCTCACCGAGAACTATAAAGCGGATTGGGCCACTTACGGGAATTCCCACCTTCACCCTTTTACAGATCCAGACCGTGAGCATGCGGATTATGACTTTGCGATGAAGGAAATTTACGCGATGGTCTACAAACTGGGTGATGCCGAAGCAAGGAATCATGTGAAAAGTATGGAGATCTTTACAGAAGACGAGTTGAAGGGTATATAAACTTTTGACACCATGGCGGATGCTGTGGTGTTTTTTGTTGATGTAACTATCCTGTAACTCCCATCTCCTAAAATGAATTCATCAAGACAAGAGAAGGAGAGATTGCGGTGAGGTGGGAGCTCGACTGGCTTGGATCGAGAGCGGGATTGACACCGGATGCAGTTGCGATTGCCGATGCAGGGACGGATCAGGAGTGGTCATACAGGGAAGTCAATGATCGGGCTAAAGCAATCGCGGTGTGGCTAGGTGAAAAGGGTGTCAAAAAAGGAGACAGGGTTGCGCTGCTTGCGCCGAACGGAATCAGTTACTTTGATTTGCTGTTTGCCTGCGGGAAGATTGGCGCCATTTTTGTGCCGCTGAACTGGAGGCTGTCCCTCGATGAGTTGGCATATATAATAAAGGACTGTGAGCCCAGGCTGCTGGCGTTCCATTCCAATTTTACAAAAGAAGTGACGATGATTTGGGATGAAGAAGACCGTTGCATTCAAATCAATGGTTCACGATACGGGCAGTTGCTTGACGTAACAGTTGGCCAGCTGGATGCAGAAAAAGTGGCGGAAGAAGATCCGCTGGCGATGATTTATACAGGAGGGACGACCGGAAAGCCAAAAGGAGCGGTTTTGTCACATCGCGCCATCATTTGGAACAGCATTTCGACGATCGCCAGCTGGAATCTGACGAATGAAGACAGAACGGTGACATATTTACCATTATTCCATACGGGAGGATTGAACGCCCTTTCCATTCCAATCCTGATGGCCGGAGGCACCGTCGTCCTGGCCAATGATTTCACACCTGAAAGTGCCATTAGGAACTTAATCGAGCATAGTTGCACAATCGTCCTGTTTGTACCGACAATGCATCATATGTTAGTGAAATCCGATCTTTTCCAGAAGACGGAATTTGAGGATTTAAAGCTGTTTTTATCAGGAGGTGCGCCGTGCCCGCTTGAAATTTATGAAGCATACAAACAGAAAGGCATCGCCTTCAAGGAGGGGTATGGACTGACAGAGGCCGGCCCGAATAATTTTTACATAGATCCTTCAGAGGCAGATGTAAAAAGGGGCTCAGTCGGTAAGCCAATGCTTTTCCATAATATCAGGATCCTGGATGAAACCGGTATAGAGGTCAGAGAGGATATGGTCGGTGAACTCGTCATTCAAGGGAATCATGCATTTTCTTATTACTGGAAAAATAAAAACGCGACCGAAGACACCTTGAAGGACGGCTGGCTCCATACAGGTGACCTGGCGAAGAGGGATAAAGATGGATATTACTACATTGTCGGCAGGAAAAAAGAGATGATCATCACAGGCGGTGAAAATGTATTTCCACTCGAGATCGAACACTGGCTTTGCTCACATCCATCCATCCAGGAGGCGGCGGTCATCGGGGTGGCAGATGATAAATGGGGTGAAGTAGTAACGTCCTATATTGTCCTTGAAGAAGGAGCAGCTTTATCTGAAGGGGATGTTAAGCAATATTGCAAACAAAAACTCGGCAGCTATAAAGTCCCTAAAAACATTTATTTTATCAGTCAAATGCCGAAAACACATGTCGGGAAAATCGACAAGAAACTGTTGAAGGAAATGGCAAGTAAAAAGAAGCCAGTCAGCTGAAATATAATGTGATTTTAAGGAATAAACAGCCATGAGTCATAAATATATCAGGATACTAAGGAATAAGTGACCACAATTACGGAATATATCAATTTTTCAAGTTCAGGGAAAAGTTTACTTACCAAAAACATAAAAAAGGCATTTCAGCCAGCGTTCGCTGACTGGAGTGCCTTTTTTTGAATCAAAATGCAAATCACTATATTAAGAAAGAAGAATGAAGATAACAGAATCATCACTCCGCTGAATGGCAACAGGGCTGCAACTGGCGGAGCGAGGCTAGCTCCTGTCAGCAGGATAAAAGAATAAAGTGACAACGCTTTGGCACGCTGGCTGCTCCCGTAAAACCCAATCAAGGTAATGACGGTCGGGATCACCAGTGAAATCGAAGAAACAAAAAAGATGGAGAAGATGATCAGTGCTCCGGTAGAATGAAAGAAAAGCAGCAGGAAGGCGCTTATAGACCCAATGGCCAAACCAAACATCATTGTGCGCAGCTCTCCCCAGCGATCGATCAGTTTGCCTGTGAAAAGGGAAAGGGAAGCGCCGATCAAACCAACAAGCCGGATCATCAGCAGGTCTGATTCAGGACCATCAAAAAAGCGGCCAATACCATCATAGAAGGCAATTATCGCAAATAACAGCGAAAAAGTAATCATATAGCATTTCATCAAAACAGGCTCTTTTAACAATTGAAAAAAGCTTTTCCATACAGGCTTGCTTTCCGTCGTTTGGGTCGGTGATTCTTTCAACAGGAAAAATGCAGCTGAAAATAGAATGAAATAGACTGTCGAGAAGAAGTAGAAAACGCTGTTCCAGGAAAAAACATCTGCTAAGAAGGCACTGGCAACCTGACCAAAGATCCCGGCGATTAAGAATCCTGTATTAATCAGCACAACCAGGATCGTTCTTTGCCGAAAATTGAATACATCATAGGAGTAGGCAAATGCAACAGAAGCGAAAGTAGCAAGCGTGATTCCCTGCAGTGAGCGGGCAAACCACAAAGTGAGGGATCCGGCAGAGAATCCGACTGCCAGTGTCGTCAAAGCAGAGGCCAAAAGCCCGAACACAAGAATTTTTCGTCTGCCTGTGATATCGGAAATCGGTCCGAATGACAGTAGTCCGCAGGCATAGAAGAAAGTGAACAGACCTCCTGCGAGGACTACGTGGGATTCAGCGATTAACAAGTCATCTGCCAGGACCGAATAAATTGGAATCAATGTATAGATATTGCTTGCGACCATGATGGCACAAAGTGTCAGAAGAATGGAAGCCTTTTTAAAAAAGGACATGGATTTCATGTATATCACCTGCCACCACCAACATATGCAGGCACCACAGTTTTTGCAGGTTGTTTGGGAAAAATTAACGGGCTTCCTGCTTCCAAAATGGTCCGCAAAAAAGGTATAATGAAAGATATATAGAACAATCGTTTGGTATGTACAAGGCGCATGAAAAGGAAGCGCCTTTTTCAATTTTCAAAGTGATATATGAGATAGATATTTTAAGAGAGAAAGGGGTAGTAAGATGTCTGTACGTTTAGTACTGGGGCGCTCGGGAAGCGGCAAGACCGAGATGATCATTAATGAAATCAAGGACAGGCTCATCGCAGACCCGCAGGGGGCCCCGATTGCTTATCTAGTCCCTGAACAAATGTCATTCCTTTCCGAATACAGATTGTCCACTGACCCTGAGCTTGGGGGAATGATCAGGGCGCAGGTTTTCAGCTTTCCGCGCCTTGCATGGAGAATC
This portion of the Mesobacillus sp. S13 genome encodes:
- a CDS encoding ABC transporter ATP-binding protein codes for the protein MSTLLKLDQVETFIGQYHILQGISFEVPKGEVTVLLGRNGAGKTTTLRTIMGLNPAAKGTVHFKGEEIKSLPTYTIANKGIGYVPEDQGIFAGLSVEENIKVAIKTENDETRQRLDWILELFPDLKKFWKKPGGLLSGGQKQMLSIARAYVNDNELLLIDEPSKGLAPIVVEKVMESIQQMKDKTTIILVEQNFMMASSIGDSFYIIDDGRTVSNGSMNLLREDEEMRRKYLGIA
- a CDS encoding 3-oxoacyl-ACP synthase translates to MQIGIVSTGIYLPENFVTGAEIALLAGIPEPVVEEKMGIRKKPVPGPEDHTCEMGIKAARIALEKADLDPLDIDLVIYIGEEYKEYPLWTAGIKLQEEIGARNAWAFDTALRCGTTVMALKLAKGMMASDPAINTVLLAGGYRNGDFIDYQNPRTRFMYNLGAGGGAIILQKGHQENILLETEMITDGSFSEDVVVVAGGTKNPISAESLAQGLYQLDVLDPKGMKERLEQKSMANFLKVIRRSVEKSGFSEKDIAYIGMLHMKRSAHEFVLRELGLEGENSIYLEDYGHIGQIDQILSLELAEKAGKLKDGDVVVLVSAGIGYAWGATTIVWGKGVL
- a CDS encoding class I adenylate-forming enzyme family protein is translated as MRWELDWLGSRAGLTPDAVAIADAGTDQEWSYREVNDRAKAIAVWLGEKGVKKGDRVALLAPNGISYFDLLFACGKIGAIFVPLNWRLSLDELAYIIKDCEPRLLAFHSNFTKEVTMIWDEEDRCIQINGSRYGQLLDVTVGQLDAEKVAEEDPLAMIYTGGTTGKPKGAVLSHRAIIWNSISTIASWNLTNEDRTVTYLPLFHTGGLNALSIPILMAGGTVVLANDFTPESAIRNLIEHSCTIVLFVPTMHHMLVKSDLFQKTEFEDLKLFLSGGAPCPLEIYEAYKQKGIAFKEGYGLTEAGPNNFYIDPSEADVKRGSVGKPMLFHNIRILDETGIEVREDMVGELVIQGNHAFSYYWKNKNATEDTLKDGWLHTGDLAKRDKDGYYYIVGRKKEMIITGGENVFPLEIEHWLCSHPSIQEAAVIGVADDKWGEVVTSYIVLEEGAALSEGDVKQYCKQKLGSYKVPKNIYFISQMPKTHVGKIDKKLLKEMASKKKPVS
- a CDS encoding hydrolase; translation: MEETKQKYYFNIESGEVLDTPAEPEGHLFTLFATGEEIKDLREYLTENYKADWATYGNSHLHPFTDPDREHADYDFAMKEIYAMVYKLGDAEARNHVKSMEIFTEDELKGI
- a CDS encoding alpha/beta fold hydrolase — protein: MEKTAVELKKVDLPNGETIAYRERDGGTKNVLLVHGNMTSSKHWDLLIDGIAPEYKVYAIDLRGFGESSYHQPVMSIKDFSDDVKMFVDEIGLKDFSLVGWSTGGAVGMQFAADYPGYCEKLVLLASASTRGYPFFGTSAEGLPDVNNRLVTYEEVKEDAGKTLAVQSAYDQQNRGFLKAMWNILIYTDRQPEERHYDEYVDDMLSQRNLAEVYHSLNTFNISALNNGLKDGTNQVKDIQIPVLVLRGDRDLVVTERMADEIVEDFAGRAKFVVLKDCGHSPLVDDLDQLLQHIEGFLAE
- a CDS encoding MFS transporter; amino-acid sequence: MKSMSFFKKASILLTLCAIMVASNIYTLIPIYSVLADDLLIAESHVVLAGGLFTFFYACGLLSFGPISDITGRRKILVFGLLASALTTLAVGFSAGSLTLWFARSLQGITLATFASVAFAYSYDVFNFRQRTILVVLINTGFLIAGIFGQVASAFLADVFSWNSVFYFFSTVYFILFSAAFFLLKESPTQTTESKPVWKSFFQLLKEPVLMKCYMITFSLLFAIIAFYDGIGRFFDGPESDLLMIRLVGLIGASLSLFTGKLIDRWGELRTMMFGLAIGSISAFLLLFFHSTGALIIFSIFFVSSISLVIPTVITLIGFYGSSQRAKALSLYSFILLTGASLAPPVAALLPFSGVMILLSSFFFLNIVICILIQKKALQSANAG
- a CDS encoding branched-chain amino acid ABC transporter permease, with product MDVLINLSLNGLATGMLIFLLAAGLTLIFGLMDVLNFAHGGLFAWGAYSGIWIYSTTGSFFAGIIGAILTGMILGIVTERWIIKPVYGNHVQQILITLGLMLVLSEMLKVVWGPNQISAATPDYLSGSWEFGGIIIIKYRIFIIAVGFAVFLAVQYLLKKTKIGLVVRAGVMNKEMVQSLGVNIQRVFMFVFMIGAGMAALGGMLLGPYSGVIYADMGMEFAILAFIVVVIGGMGSFTGSVMAAILVGLSGSFMAYYVPDLALAANMLLMAVVLIFRPQGLFGVKG
- the fabG gene encoding 3-oxoacyl-ACP reductase FabG — encoded protein: MRLKDKVAIITGAANGIGLAAAKTFASEGAKVAMADFDEETGSKRAAELSAEGHDVVFFQVNVADRSSVDSLVQNVLGHFGKIDILINNAGITRDGMLHKLAAEDFQKVVDVNLTGVFNCAQAVVPAMVQQGSGRIINTSSVSGIYGNVGQTNYAATKAGVVGMTKTWAKELGRKGINVNAVAPGFIETGMTAAVPDKVIEQMKMLVPLGRFGLPEDIAHAYLFLASDESKYVNGTTLHVDGGIMM
- a CDS encoding branched-chain amino acid ABC transporter permease, which translates into the protein MTRMFSNRMNILYLIVAGFLAVLPFVYDSRSMLILLSQVFIFAVLAMSYDILLGYTGIVSFGHAMFFGIGAYTVGVFMKRFEPETSYFLLAVLFTIILTAIVSYFVGLLTLRLKSHFYAMLTMAFAGLFLVLAEKWRTVTYGNDGFTFRVPDFLKDRTDFYLICLGSMVLVFILLKRFTNSPLGRVLQAIRENEQRTESLGYSVLQYKVIASVVSGVIAGIAGILYAVSLRFVNTSVFTMDITLDALLMTIIGGVGTLVGAIIGAGIIEFSHHWLTELAKVHWIFERWIIFFGIIYILAVMFFPQGIVGSLQKLKLRKKKKIEVTVDSETVSQGES